The following proteins come from a genomic window of Nothobranchius furzeri strain GRZ-AD chromosome 1, NfurGRZ-RIMD1, whole genome shotgun sequence:
- the LOC139070570 gene encoding spectrin alpha chain, non-erythrocytic 1-like, with protein sequence MSDLSAYGSSIQALKEQAQSCRDLKDKEYRLRDINTVASELESEGLMAEEAPMVQAQQQEHLGSAPGKVHVVLRLNQNQTWCFCYHSFVCLFVYRMKPTLNTASPWKTVRLGVQTTANFNSIKVRGSSSLPV encoded by the exons atgtcggacctgtcggcttacggcagcagcatccaggccctgaaggagcaggcccagtcctgcagg gacctgaaggacaAAGAgtaccgcctgagggacatcaacacggtggcatctgaactggagtcagaaggtctgatggctgaggaggctcctatggttcaggctcag caacaagaacatctgggttctgctcctggaaaggtgcatgttgtcctccgcctcaaccagaaccagacgtggtgtttttgttaccactcatttgtttgtttgtttgtttacaggatgaagccgactcttaacacggcgtcaccctggaag accgtacggttgggcgttcagacgacggctaactttaattccatcaaggtaagaggaagctcttcccttcctgtctga